Proteins encoded together in one Panthera uncia isolate 11264 chromosome A2, Puncia_PCG_1.0, whole genome shotgun sequence window:
- the NCKIPSD gene encoding NCK-interacting protein with SH3 domain isoform X2 has translation MRDGGKYSLEQRGVLQKLIHHRKETLSRRGPSASSPAAMTPSTSDHHLDAAAARQPNGTCRAGFERQHSLPSSEYLGADGGLYQIPPQPRRAAPATPPPPVKRRDREALMASGSGGRNTTPSGGSSVSSGSSVSSTSLDTLCTGSSSSELGPSCSPTPPPVPRRGTHTTVSQAQPPPSKVPAPEPPTEEVAVDTTSAPDELEALGALNLGTTEEKVVAETAVPKTIGAELMELVRRNTGLSHELCRVAIGVVVGHIQASVPASSPIMEQVLLSLVEGKDLSTALPSGQVCHDQQRLEVIFADLARRKDDAQQRSWALYEDEGVIRCYLEELLHILTDADPEVCKKMCKRNEFESVLALVAYYQMEHRVSLRLLLLKCFGAMCSLDAAIISTLVSSVLPVELARDMQTDTQDHQKLCYSALILAMVFSMGEAVPYAHYEHLGTPFAQFLLSIVEDGLPLDTTEQLPDLCMNLLLALNLHLPAPDQNVIMTALSKHSNVKIFSEKLLLLLNRGDDPVRIFKHEPQPPHSILKFLQDVFASPATAAIFYHTDMMALIDITVRHIADLSPGDKLRVEYLSLMHAVIRTTPYLQHRHRLPDLQATLRRILTEEEASPQGQMDRMIVREMCKEFPVLGEDPS, from the exons ATGCGGGATGGTGGCAAGTACAGCCTGGAGCAGCGTGGAGTCCTTCA GAAGCTGATCCACCACCGGAAAGAGACTCTGTCCCGCAGAGGCCCCTCAGCCTCCAGCCCTGCAGCTATGACCCCATCCACCAGTGACCACCATCTGGACGCTGCTGCTGCCAGGCAGCCCAATGGGACGTGTCGAGCTGGGTTTGAGCGGCAGCACAGCCTCCCTAGTTCCGAGTATCTCGGGGCGGACGGAGGCCTCTACCAG ATCCCACCACAGCCTCGCCGAGCAGCACCTGCCACGCCACCTCCACCTGTGAAGCGCCGAGACCGGGAGGCCCTGATGGCCTCAGGCAGTG GCGGCCGCAACACCACGCCCTCCGGGGGCAGTTCTGTGTCCAGTGGCTCCTCAGTCAGCAGCACCTCCCTTGACACGCTCTGTACCGGCTCTAGCTCGTCTGAGCTGGGCCCCAGCTGCTCACCCACGCCCCCACCTGTGCCCCGCCGAGGCACTCACACCACTGTGTCCCAAgctcagccccctccctccaAGGTGCCAGCCCCTGAGCCCCCTACAGAGGAGGTGGCAGTTGATACAACCTCAGCCCCTGATGAGCTGGAGGCCCTGGGTGCGCTGAACCTGGGGACCACAGAGGAGAAGGTGGTGGCCGAGACTGCTGTGCCCAAGACCATCGGGGCAGAGCTGATGGAGCTCGTGCGGAGAAACACCGGCCTGAGCCACGAGCTATGCCGTGTGGCCATTGGCGTCGTGGTGGGTCACATCCAGGCCTCTGTGCCGGCCAGCTCGCCTATCATGGAGCAGGTCCTCCTCTCGCTGGTAGAGGGCAAG GACCTGAGCACTGCCCTGCCCTCAGGGCAAGTCTGCCATGACCAGCAGCGGCTGGAGGTGATCTTTGCAGACCTGGCTCGGCGCAAGGACGATGCCCAGCAGCGCAGCTGGGCCCTGTACGAGGATGAAGGGGTCATCCGCTGCTACCTGGAGGAGCTGCTGCATATTCTG ACGGATGCAGACCCCGAAGTTTGCAAGAAAATGTGCAAGAGAAATGAGTTCGAGTCTGTCCTGGCCTTGGTGGCCTACTACCAAATG GAGCACCGGGTCTCCCTGCGGCTGCTGCTCCTCAAGTGCTTTGGCGCCATGTGCAGCCTGGATGCAGCCATCATCTCCACACTCGTGTCGTCTGTGCTGCCTGTGGAGCTGGCACGGGACATGCAGACAGACACGCAGG ATCACCAGAAACTCTGTTACTCCGCCCTCATCCTGGCCATGGTCTTCTCCATGGGGGAGGCAGTGCCATATGCGCACTATG AGCACCTGGGCACACCCTTTGCCCAGTTCCTGCTGAGCATCGTCGAGGATGGGCTGCCCCTGGACACCACAGAACAGCTGCCCGATCTCTGCATGAACCTGCTTCTGGCTCTCAACTTGCACCTGCCAG CCCCTGACCAGAACGTCATCATGACCGCCCTGAGCAAACACTCCAACGTCAAGATCTTCTCCGAGAAGCTTCTCTTGCTCCTGAACAGAGGAG ATGACCCCGTGCGCATCTTCAAACATGAGCCGCAGCCGCCACACTCCATCCTCAAGTTCCTGCAGGACGTGTTCGCCAGCCCCGCCACGGCTGCCATCTTCTACCACACAGACATGATGGCACTCATTGACATCACCGTGCGCCACATCGCGGACCTGTCGCCCGGAGACAAG CTTCGCGTAGAGTACCTCTCCCTGATGCACGCCGTCATCCGCACCACACCCTACCTGCAGCACCGCCACCGGCTGCCCGACCTGCAGGCCACACTGCGCCGCATCCTGACTGAAGAGGAAGCCTCGCCCCAGGGCCAGATGGACCGCATGATTGTCCGAGAGATGTGCAAGGAATTCCCGGTGCTGGGCGAGGACCCCAGCTAG
- the NCKIPSD gene encoding NCK-interacting protein with SH3 domain isoform X1 gives MYRALYAFRSAEPNALAFAAGETFLVLERSSAHWWLAARARSGETGYVPPAYLRRLQGLEQDVLQAIDRAIEAVHNAAMRDGGKYSLEQRGVLQKLIHHRKETLSRRGPSASSPAAMTPSTSDHHLDAAAARQPNGTCRAGFERQHSLPSSEYLGADGGLYQIPPQPRRAAPATPPPPVKRRDREALMASGSGGRNTTPSGGSSVSSGSSVSSTSLDTLCTGSSSSELGPSCSPTPPPVPRRGTHTTVSQAQPPPSKVPAPEPPTEEVAVDTTSAPDELEALGALNLGTTEEKVVAETAVPKTIGAELMELVRRNTGLSHELCRVAIGVVVGHIQASVPASSPIMEQVLLSLVEGKDLSTALPSGQVCHDQQRLEVIFADLARRKDDAQQRSWALYEDEGVIRCYLEELLHILTDADPEVCKKMCKRNEFESVLALVAYYQMEHRVSLRLLLLKCFGAMCSLDAAIISTLVSSVLPVELARDMQTDTQDHQKLCYSALILAMVFSMGEAVPYAHYEHLGTPFAQFLLSIVEDGLPLDTTEQLPDLCMNLLLALNLHLPAPDQNVIMTALSKHSNVKIFSEKLLLLLNRGDDPVRIFKHEPQPPHSILKFLQDVFASPATAAIFYHTDMMALIDITVRHIADLSPGDKLRVEYLSLMHAVIRTTPYLQHRHRLPDLQATLRRILTEEEASPQGQMDRMIVREMCKEFPVLGEDPS, from the exons GGCCTGGAGCAAGATGTCCTCCAAGCCATTGACCGGGCCATTGAGGCTGTGCACAATGCAGCCATGCGGGATGGTGGCAAGTACAGCCTGGAGCAGCGTGGAGTCCTTCA GAAGCTGATCCACCACCGGAAAGAGACTCTGTCCCGCAGAGGCCCCTCAGCCTCCAGCCCTGCAGCTATGACCCCATCCACCAGTGACCACCATCTGGACGCTGCTGCTGCCAGGCAGCCCAATGGGACGTGTCGAGCTGGGTTTGAGCGGCAGCACAGCCTCCCTAGTTCCGAGTATCTCGGGGCGGACGGAGGCCTCTACCAG ATCCCACCACAGCCTCGCCGAGCAGCACCTGCCACGCCACCTCCACCTGTGAAGCGCCGAGACCGGGAGGCCCTGATGGCCTCAGGCAGTG GCGGCCGCAACACCACGCCCTCCGGGGGCAGTTCTGTGTCCAGTGGCTCCTCAGTCAGCAGCACCTCCCTTGACACGCTCTGTACCGGCTCTAGCTCGTCTGAGCTGGGCCCCAGCTGCTCACCCACGCCCCCACCTGTGCCCCGCCGAGGCACTCACACCACTGTGTCCCAAgctcagccccctccctccaAGGTGCCAGCCCCTGAGCCCCCTACAGAGGAGGTGGCAGTTGATACAACCTCAGCCCCTGATGAGCTGGAGGCCCTGGGTGCGCTGAACCTGGGGACCACAGAGGAGAAGGTGGTGGCCGAGACTGCTGTGCCCAAGACCATCGGGGCAGAGCTGATGGAGCTCGTGCGGAGAAACACCGGCCTGAGCCACGAGCTATGCCGTGTGGCCATTGGCGTCGTGGTGGGTCACATCCAGGCCTCTGTGCCGGCCAGCTCGCCTATCATGGAGCAGGTCCTCCTCTCGCTGGTAGAGGGCAAG GACCTGAGCACTGCCCTGCCCTCAGGGCAAGTCTGCCATGACCAGCAGCGGCTGGAGGTGATCTTTGCAGACCTGGCTCGGCGCAAGGACGATGCCCAGCAGCGCAGCTGGGCCCTGTACGAGGATGAAGGGGTCATCCGCTGCTACCTGGAGGAGCTGCTGCATATTCTG ACGGATGCAGACCCCGAAGTTTGCAAGAAAATGTGCAAGAGAAATGAGTTCGAGTCTGTCCTGGCCTTGGTGGCCTACTACCAAATG GAGCACCGGGTCTCCCTGCGGCTGCTGCTCCTCAAGTGCTTTGGCGCCATGTGCAGCCTGGATGCAGCCATCATCTCCACACTCGTGTCGTCTGTGCTGCCTGTGGAGCTGGCACGGGACATGCAGACAGACACGCAGG ATCACCAGAAACTCTGTTACTCCGCCCTCATCCTGGCCATGGTCTTCTCCATGGGGGAGGCAGTGCCATATGCGCACTATG AGCACCTGGGCACACCCTTTGCCCAGTTCCTGCTGAGCATCGTCGAGGATGGGCTGCCCCTGGACACCACAGAACAGCTGCCCGATCTCTGCATGAACCTGCTTCTGGCTCTCAACTTGCACCTGCCAG CCCCTGACCAGAACGTCATCATGACCGCCCTGAGCAAACACTCCAACGTCAAGATCTTCTCCGAGAAGCTTCTCTTGCTCCTGAACAGAGGAG ATGACCCCGTGCGCATCTTCAAACATGAGCCGCAGCCGCCACACTCCATCCTCAAGTTCCTGCAGGACGTGTTCGCCAGCCCCGCCACGGCTGCCATCTTCTACCACACAGACATGATGGCACTCATTGACATCACCGTGCGCCACATCGCGGACCTGTCGCCCGGAGACAAG CTTCGCGTAGAGTACCTCTCCCTGATGCACGCCGTCATCCGCACCACACCCTACCTGCAGCACCGCCACCGGCTGCCCGACCTGCAGGCCACACTGCGCCGCATCCTGACTGAAGAGGAAGCCTCGCCCCAGGGCCAGATGGACCGCATGATTGTCCGAGAGATGTGCAAGGAATTCCCGGTGCTGGGCGAGGACCCCAGCTAG